In ANME-2 cluster archaeon, the genomic stretch GTACATTGATATCTGCACCACGGTTGCAAAGGCAGCAGGCAAACAGATATATCTTGAACCCAGGGACTCGAAAGAGGTGTCATCAGTGCTGGCCAGGTTCTTCCAGGCCGGGCTTAAGAGTGCCACAAAACCAGGTGTATTGCTTGCGGTGGCAGGCGGCAAGATGAGTGAGGGTATTGACTACCGGGGCGAGACTTTAAAAGGTGCTATGGTGGTCGGACTGCCGTTGACTGCATATACTGAGATACAGAAGACTGTGAATGAGTATTACAAGAGCAAGTACGGGAATAAACATGGGATGTTCATAGCTTATACCCTGCCTGCCATGAACAGGGCACTGCAGGCACTAGGAAGGGTACATCGTGCAGCAGATGAGGATGGAGTGCTGGTACTGTGTGATTTTAGGTTTGCGAGCAAGGGAGGGATGGGGGTGCGGGAGTATCTGCCTGATTGGATGGACAGGGAATTGAAGGTATGTTCTGGCAGGGAAAGTGCACAACTGATAGCTGAATGGGTGAAGCACCATAAGCGTGCTGAGGTTCCACTGGAAACAAAGTGGTTATTGAATGTGGAAACTGACAAAAATGAGGTGCAAGAACCCATTTTACCAACTGGTAAAATTAAAAAGACCAGGCTTTTAAATATACTTTCTAAGATTGCCAGGTCAAAGGAGATATTCTATCTAGGCACTATTAATAATCAACTCAAAAAGGAGGATAGGCTGGATTCTACGCAGTTGAGGGAGATGTTCACTGATGAGGATTTTTCTCGTCTGGGACTAAAAGCCTGTTATGTGCCTTCCATAGGTGAGGTGGAAGTAAAGCGTATCAGAAAGAACGATAAGTAGATAATGGATACAATAGATATTAGCGTGAATCGCCCAGTAACTTTTTGCCGTCGTGGCTTAGCTTGGCAGAGCGACTGATTCGTAATCAGTAGGTCGTGGGTTCAATTCCCACCGGCGGCTTGTTCGCTTATTTTTCCTGCATTATCAACCGTATGCTGCTGAATTTCCACATAATATCTTCCAAATAACCCATTTCAATTTTTTAGGACCAGTCAGGACTTTTCATTAAAACATGGAATGCAGTAACCTTTTCCATCCTTTTCCTTGATCCTTGTCTCCATCACCGGCTCCCCACACCTGGAACATGGCACTGATTCATGTATCCGGGCATGCATCGGCAGTTCAATTGTAACGTCCCGTATGTCGAACAACTCATTTTCATCTATGCTCAATATCTGCTCGATACGCTCATCACGGTCCTCTTTTTCGAACATAGTGCCCTTCAGGCTTACCCGTACACCACGACCAAGGGGGCGGAGTGCGAGGGTATATACATGCTTGCCGTAATCCCTGAAAAAGAAATTGCCCTTACCAAAGGTGCAGCCGGTCATGTACTGTATGGCATCCACTGCGCAGGAATTGTTCTCCACAATTGCTATTAATTCTTCATCCTCTGAGCGCATGGCATGAATTCGTTTCATGCCTGCCTTTGCAGCGCGGTAACCAAGTACCAGGCCCGGACAGAAGTGGCCGTGGAAATCGATGATGGGTTTGAGGTCTGGGGGAATATGGGGCTGTGTCATTGATGTAGGATTGGTTGCGATGGGGTTAATAAGTTTCGTGGAGTTTCCTATACATTAAAAAACAGACTCATAATTCTAAGTATCGTAATCCTAATAATTGGTAATACATTGATGATACCTAAAACCCGGGTTTTAAAACGCAAGCAAAAACAGCCATAGCGGAATAAATACAATCCTTACATCTCCGACATACTGTTCATCCAACATGGTCTTTGTTACCACAAACGCATCTTGTATATCGAATTTATTGCAAAAATTCACAAGCCCTTTCAGGTCTTTCACACCAACAGAATTCCTGTATTTCACTTCGATAGGGACCAGTGTTGACTGATAATCCATTACGATATCAACTTCATTCTTGTTCTTATCATACCAGTAGAATAACTTTCCCAGCGGGTCCTTTGAACCTTCTATGAGGTAATGCAAAAACGCCACATTTTCAGCATCATGACCAACATCCTGCACCCTTCCAAATGAGTTCTTAAGACCTACATCACAAAAGAAGATTTTCTTTTCTTTTC encodes the following:
- a CDS encoding ATP-binding protein is translated as MKETNYQLSLRENEILGFLSQYLTVGGFPEWFEVKNEDAWFKILSEEYTSLLLYKDIIKVFSIRDPLLLESIFKFVATHLGERFSYLGIAKENDGDKETSRHYIFHLAHARLIHLSGFYTKSRKASERKEKKIFFCDVGLKNSFGRVQDVGHDAENVAFLHYLIEGSKDPLGKLFYWYDKNKNEVDIVMDYQSTLVPIEVKYRNSVGVKDLKGLVNFCNKFDIQDAFVVTKTMLDEQYVGDVRIVFIPLWLFLLAF
- a CDS encoding formylmethanofuran dehydrogenase, encoding MTQPHIPPDLKPIIDFHGHFCPGLVLGYRAAKAGMKRIHAMRSEDEELIAIVENNSCAVDAIQYMTGCTFGKGNFFFRDYGKHVYTLALRPLGRGVRVSLKGTMFEKEDRDERIEQILSIDENELFDIRDVTIELPMHARIHESVPCSRCGEPVMETRIKEKDGKGYCIPCFNEKS